From one Lycium barbarum isolate Lr01 chromosome 6, ASM1917538v2, whole genome shotgun sequence genomic stretch:
- the LOC132644054 gene encoding secreted RxLR effector protein 161-like, giving the protein MENAKPIDTPIATATRPGMDEPGSPVNETMYRGIIGSLLNLITSSPDIVFSVGLCARFQSCPKESHLKAAKRILSYLKGTTDLVLFYPLGDNFDLVGYDNVDYAGYLVDRKSTSGMTHFLESCLISWATKKQNSVALSTAEAEYVVATSCCAQLCWIKQQLEDFGVLTDCVIIQVHSTWRKI; this is encoded by the coding sequence ATGGAAAATGCCAAGCCTATTGATACACCCATAGCCACTGCTACTCGGCCAGGCATGGATGAACCTGGTTCTCCTGTCAATGAAACCATGTATAGGGGTATCATTGGATCCTTACTTAACCTAATTACCAGCAGTCCAGACATTGTCTTTAGTGTTGGATTGTGTGCTAGGTTCCAATCATGCCCAAAGGAATCTCATTTGAAGGCTGCAAAAAGAATTCTGAGCTATCTCAAAGGGACCACGGACCTGGTCCTCTTCTATCCTTTAGGAGATAACTTTGACTTGGTTggatatgataatgttgattatGCTGGATATCTTGTGGATAGAAAAAGCACATCTGGAATGACACATTTTCTAGAGTCATGCCTAATCTCATGGGCTACAAAGAAACAAAACTCAGTGGCTCTTTCTACTGCTGAAGCAGAATATGTTGTAGCTACCTCTTGTTGTGCTCAACTTTGCTGGATCAAACAACAGCTTGAGGACTTTGGTGTGCTTACTGATTGTGTGATAATACAAGTGCACTCAACATGGCGAAAAATCTAG